In Sphingobium amiense, a genomic segment contains:
- the clpB gene encoding ATP-dependent chaperone ClpB, translated as MNLEKFTDRAKGFLQSAQTVAIRMSHQRISPEHLLKALLEDEQGMASGLISAAGGSPQVALRDTDAALAKVPSVSGSGAQQTPGLDNDAVRVLDTAEQVAQKAGDSFVTVERLLLALTLATTTAAGKALAAAGVKADALNAAINQLRGGRTADTAGAEDRYDALRKFARDLTQAAKDGKLDPVIGRDEEIRRTIQILARRTKNNPVLIGDPGVGKTAIAEGLALRIANGDVPDTLKDRTLMALDMGSLIAGAKYRGEFEERLKGVLDEVKGAEGQIVLFIDEMHTLIGAGKSEGAMDAGNLLKPALARGELHCIGATTLDEYRKYVEKDPALQRRFQPVFVGEPTVEDTISILRGIKDKYETHHGVRIADSAIVSAATLSNRYITDRFLPDKAIDLMDEAASRIRMEVESKPEEIENLDRRIMQLQIEREALRKESDQASKDRLAALEGDLANLEQQSAELTARWQAEKDKIAGEAKLKEQLDAARIQLEQAQRSGEYARAGELQYGTIPTLEKQLEEAQSASKGAMLREEVTSEDIAAVVSRWTGIPVDRMLEGEREKLLAMEAELGKRVIGQADAVKAVSTAVRRSRAGLQDPNRPLGSFLFLGPTGVGKTELTKALAGFLFDDDSAMVRIDMSEFMEKHSVARLIGAPPGYVGYEEGGVLTEAVRRRPYQVVLFDEVEKAHGDVFNVLLQVLDDGRLTDGQGRTVDFTNTIIVLTSNLGSQYIAALGDDDPVEKVEDQVMDVVRAHFRPEFLNRLDEIILFHRLGASHMAPIVDIQVDRIGKLLKDRKISLDLTEGARAWLGRVGYDPVYGARPLKRAVQRYLQDPLADLILRGEVPDGSTVRVEDGDGALRLEVV; from the coding sequence ATGAACCTCGAAAAATTCACCGACCGCGCCAAGGGCTTCCTCCAGTCGGCGCAGACCGTGGCTATCCGGATGAGCCACCAGCGGATCAGCCCGGAACATCTGCTGAAAGCATTGCTGGAAGACGAACAGGGTATGGCGTCGGGCCTCATCAGCGCGGCGGGCGGATCGCCGCAGGTCGCGTTGCGCGATACCGATGCCGCGCTGGCGAAAGTCCCGTCCGTTTCCGGCAGCGGCGCGCAGCAGACCCCCGGCCTCGACAATGATGCGGTGCGCGTCCTCGATACCGCCGAACAGGTGGCGCAGAAGGCGGGCGACAGCTTCGTCACCGTCGAGCGGCTGCTGCTGGCGCTCACCCTCGCGACCACGACCGCCGCTGGCAAGGCGCTCGCCGCCGCCGGGGTGAAGGCCGACGCTCTCAACGCCGCGATCAACCAGTTGCGCGGTGGCCGCACCGCCGACACGGCGGGCGCGGAGGACCGCTACGATGCGCTCAGGAAATTCGCCCGCGACCTGACTCAGGCGGCGAAGGATGGCAAGCTCGACCCGGTCATCGGCCGTGACGAGGAAATCCGCCGCACCATCCAGATCCTCGCCCGCCGCACCAAGAATAATCCCGTCCTGATCGGCGATCCCGGCGTCGGCAAGACCGCCATCGCCGAAGGGCTGGCGCTGCGCATCGCCAATGGCGACGTGCCCGACACGCTCAAGGACCGCACCCTGATGGCGCTCGACATGGGGTCGCTTATCGCGGGCGCCAAATATCGCGGCGAATTCGAGGAGCGGCTGAAAGGCGTGCTCGATGAGGTAAAGGGCGCGGAAGGGCAGATCGTCCTGTTCATCGACGAGATGCACACGCTGATCGGCGCGGGTAAATCCGAAGGCGCGATGGACGCGGGCAATCTGCTGAAACCCGCCCTCGCGCGTGGCGAGCTGCACTGCATCGGCGCGACCACGCTCGACGAATATCGCAAATATGTCGAAAAGGACCCCGCGCTCCAGCGCCGGTTCCAGCCCGTGTTCGTCGGCGAACCCACGGTGGAGGACACCATCTCCATCCTGCGCGGCATCAAGGACAAATATGAGACGCACCACGGCGTCCGCATCGCCGACAGCGCGATCGTCAGCGCCGCGACCCTCTCCAACCGCTACATCACCGACCGATTTCTGCCCGACAAGGCCATCGACCTGATGGACGAAGCGGCAAGCCGCATCCGCATGGAGGTGGAGAGCAAGCCCGAAGAGATCGAAAATCTCGACCGCCGCATCATGCAGCTCCAGATCGAGCGCGAGGCGCTGCGCAAGGAAAGCGATCAGGCGTCAAAGGACCGGCTGGCCGCGCTGGAGGGCGATCTCGCCAATCTGGAACAGCAGTCAGCCGAACTGACGGCGCGCTGGCAGGCGGAAAAGGACAAGATCGCAGGCGAAGCGAAGCTCAAGGAGCAGCTCGACGCTGCGCGCATCCAGTTGGAGCAGGCGCAGCGATCGGGCGAATATGCCAGGGCGGGCGAGCTGCAATATGGCACGATCCCGACGCTCGAAAAGCAGTTGGAAGAAGCGCAGTCCGCATCCAAGGGCGCGATGCTGCGCGAGGAAGTCACGAGCGAGGACATCGCCGCCGTCGTCTCCCGCTGGACCGGCATTCCGGTCGACCGGATGCTGGAGGGCGAGCGCGAGAAGCTGCTCGCGATGGAGGCGGAACTGGGCAAGCGCGTCATAGGGCAAGCCGATGCGGTGAAGGCCGTGTCGACCGCCGTTCGCCGCAGCCGCGCTGGCCTGCAGGACCCCAACCGCCCGCTCGGTTCCTTCCTCTTCCTCGGCCCCACGGGCGTCGGCAAGACCGAGCTGACCAAGGCGCTCGCCGGTTTCCTGTTCGACGACGACAGCGCGATGGTGCGCATCGACATGAGCGAATTCATGGAGAAGCACAGCGTCGCCCGCCTGATCGGCGCGCCTCCCGGCTATGTCGGCTATGAGGAAGGCGGCGTCCTGACCGAAGCCGTCCGCCGCCGCCCCTATCAGGTCGTCCTCTTCGATGAAGTGGAAAAGGCGCATGGCGACGTGTTCAACGTGCTGCTTCAGGTGTTGGACGACGGCCGCCTGACCGATGGGCAGGGCCGGACGGTGGATTTCACCAACACGATCATCGTGCTGACCTCCAACCTCGGCAGCCAGTATATCGCGGCGCTGGGCGATGACGATCCGGTGGAGAAGGTCGAGGATCAGGTGATGGACGTGGTGCGCGCCCATTTCCGGCCCGAATTCCTCAACCGGCTGGACGAGATCATCCTCTTCCATCGGCTGGGCGCGAGCCATATGGCGCCGATCGTCGACATTCAGGTCGACCGCATCGGCAAGCTGCTGAAGGACCGCAAGATCAGCCTCGATCTGACGGAAGGCGCGCGCGCCTGGCTGGGGCGGGTCGGTTACGATCCGGTCTACGGCGCCAGACCCCTGAAGCGCGCGGTCCAGCGCTACCTGCAGGACCCGCTCGCCGACCTCATCCTGCGCGGCGAAGTGCCGGACGGATCAACGGTCAGGGTCGAGGATGGCGATGGGGCGTTAAGGCTGGAAGTGGTATAA
- a CDS encoding M16 family metallopeptidase has translation MILSPLSRRLTLTVGLSALALTPVTQALAQSATASAAPAPLSSLVSKVDIPYEEFHLSNGLRVIVHTDRKAPIVAVSVWYHVGSRFEPAGKTGFAHLFEHLMFYGSENADGPFFGRLEDIGATDWNGTTWFDRTNYFETVPTGALDRALFLESDRMGHLLGAVTQVKLDTQRGVVQNEKRMGENEPYGLVEYAQLAALLPEGHPYRHSTIGSMADLNAASLADVQSWFKTHYGPNNAVLVLAGDIDVATAKAKVGKWFGNIPAGPAPRDVDAAVPTLPRDAEVTMHDNVAATRLYRNWIVPGVNSADLPQLDIAMAVFGGLGSSRLDNVLVRDEKVAVGVKASIQPFEKLSIAEITVDVKPGTDPVAVGRRLDQLLADYLAKGPGADEVLRAATSQASGTISGLEKVGGFSGKAVTLAEGAVYSDDPAKYKKDLAIYAAATPESVSAAARKWLGRPVLRLTVAPGERSAADNALAGNATHHPAYFQQPGSPAPAAATPPAPTKIAEPAIEPVKDLDFPDVERAALKNGIKVVFARRTAVPTVRVSVAFDAGNAADDKAKLGTAGLTTALLDEGTTTRTGKQIAEEQERLGATISAANGMDRTTVGLFALKPNLDASLGLLADVIRNPAFKPEEVERLRGQVLTRIAAEKTEPMAIAQRMLPPLLYGQAHPYGIPFTGSGTETGVKAVTRADLTAFHDTWLRPDNATIFAAGDTTLGELMPLLEKRFGDWKAPAKAKGVKTFRMDRMMRPARIVLIDKPQSPQSMILAGLLTDRKGTDNPVTLQTANEVLGGSTSSRLIMDLRETKGWAYYAGTALPGVRDTIPLLVYAPVQTDKTGESIVAARNDISEFLTAKGTTEAERNQTINSQILSLPGSFETSSELLSAMMRNDLIGRPDDYYETLPKTYRAMTAADLDRAAREAINPDRLIWVVVGDAKLVRPQLDAVGLPVETGTLAD, from the coding sequence ATGATCCTGTCCCCCCTGTCCCGCCGCCTCACCCTGACGGTCGGCCTGTCCGCGCTGGCCCTGACACCGGTGACGCAGGCGCTTGCACAAAGCGCCACAGCGTCGGCCGCGCCCGCTCCGCTCTCCAGCCTCGTGTCGAAGGTCGATATTCCCTATGAGGAATTTCACCTGTCCAACGGGCTGCGCGTCATCGTCCATACCGACCGCAAGGCGCCGATCGTCGCCGTGTCCGTCTGGTATCATGTCGGCTCCCGCTTCGAACCGGCGGGCAAGACCGGCTTTGCGCATCTGTTCGAACATCTGATGTTCTATGGCTCGGAAAATGCGGACGGTCCCTTTTTCGGGCGGCTGGAGGACATTGGCGCGACCGACTGGAACGGGACGACCTGGTTCGACCGCACCAATTATTTCGAGACCGTGCCGACCGGAGCACTCGACCGGGCGCTGTTCCTCGAATCCGACCGTATGGGGCATCTGCTGGGCGCAGTGACGCAGGTGAAGCTCGATACCCAGCGCGGCGTGGTGCAGAATGAAAAGCGCATGGGCGAGAATGAGCCTTACGGCCTCGTCGAATATGCGCAGCTTGCCGCGTTGCTGCCCGAGGGGCACCCCTATCGCCACTCGACCATCGGGTCGATGGCGGATCTCAACGCCGCCAGCCTTGCCGATGTGCAGAGCTGGTTCAAGACGCATTACGGCCCCAACAACGCGGTGTTGGTGCTGGCGGGCGATATCGACGTCGCGACCGCTAAGGCGAAGGTCGGCAAATGGTTCGGCAACATCCCCGCCGGTCCCGCGCCCAGGGATGTCGATGCCGCCGTGCCGACACTGCCCAGGGATGCCGAAGTCACGATGCACGACAATGTCGCGGCGACGCGGCTTTATCGCAACTGGATCGTGCCGGGCGTCAATTCGGCCGACCTGCCGCAGCTCGACATCGCGATGGCGGTGTTCGGCGGTCTCGGCTCCTCGCGGCTCGACAATGTGCTGGTGCGCGACGAGAAGGTCGCCGTCGGCGTGAAGGCCAGCATCCAGCCGTTCGAGAAGCTCTCCATCGCCGAAATCACGGTGGACGTGAAGCCGGGGACGGACCCGGTGGCGGTCGGCAGGCGGCTGGACCAGTTGCTTGCCGATTATCTGGCGAAGGGGCCGGGCGCGGACGAAGTGCTGCGGGCGGCGACAAGTCAGGCTTCGGGGACGATTTCAGGGCTGGAGAAGGTCGGCGGCTTCTCCGGCAAGGCGGTGACGCTGGCCGAAGGGGCGGTCTATTCCGACGATCCGGCGAAATATAAGAAGGATCTCGCCATCTACGCCGCCGCGACGCCCGAAAGCGTCAGCGCGGCGGCGCGCAAATGGCTGGGCCGCCCGGTGCTGCGCCTGACCGTCGCTCCGGGGGAAAGAAGCGCTGCGGACAATGCGCTGGCGGGAAATGCGACGCACCATCCCGCCTATTTCCAGCAGCCCGGCAGCCCAGCTCCGGCGGCAGCGACACCCCCCGCACCGACCAAGATCGCCGAACCGGCGATCGAACCGGTCAAGGATCTGGACTTCCCCGATGTCGAGCGCGCTGCCCTCAAAAACGGGATCAAGGTCGTGTTCGCGCGGCGGACTGCGGTGCCGACGGTGCGCGTTTCCGTGGCGTTCGACGCAGGCAATGCGGCGGACGACAAGGCGAAGCTGGGCACGGCGGGCCTCACCACCGCGCTGCTCGATGAGGGCACGACGACCCGCACCGGCAAGCAGATCGCCGAGGAGCAGGAACGGCTGGGCGCGACGATCAGCGCGGCGAATGGCATGGATCGCACCACGGTCGGCCTGTTCGCGCTCAAGCCCAATCTCGACGCGTCGCTGGGCCTGCTGGCGGACGTGATCCGCAACCCGGCGTTCAAGCCCGAGGAGGTCGAACGGCTGCGCGGGCAGGTGCTGACCCGGATCGCGGCGGAAAAGACCGAGCCGATGGCGATCGCGCAGCGGATGCTGCCCCCGCTCCTCTATGGGCAGGCGCACCCCTATGGCATCCCCTTCACCGGCTCCGGCACCGAAACCGGGGTGAAGGCGGTGACGCGGGCGGACCTGACCGCGTTCCACGATACATGGCTGCGGCCCGACAATGCGACGATCTTCGCAGCGGGCGATACGACGCTCGGCGAACTGATGCCGCTGCTCGAAAAGCGTTTCGGCGACTGGAAAGCGCCGGCGAAGGCGAAGGGCGTCAAGACGTTCCGCATGGACCGGATGATGCGCCCGGCGCGGATCGTCCTTATCGACAAGCCGCAAAGCCCGCAGTCGATGATCCTCGCGGGTCTCCTGACCGACAGGAAGGGCACCGACAATCCGGTGACGCTCCAGACAGCGAACGAGGTGCTGGGCGGCTCGACATCGTCGCGGCTCATCATGGACCTGCGCGAGACGAAGGGCTGGGCCTATTATGCCGGAACCGCGCTGCCGGGCGTCAGGGACACGATCCCGCTGCTGGTCTACGCCCCGGTGCAGACCGACAAGACAGGCGAGTCCATCGTTGCCGCGCGCAACGACATCAGCGAGTTTCTGACCGCGAAGGGCACGACCGAGGCCGAGCGCAACCAGACGATCAACAGCCAGATCCTTTCCCTGCCCGGCAGTTTCGAGACGTCATCGGAGCTGCTGTCGGCGATGATGCGCAACGACCTGATCGGGCGGCCCGACGATTATTACGAGACGCTGCCCAAAACCTATCGCGCGATGACCGCCGCCGACCTCGACAGGGCGGCGCGCGAGGCGATCAACCCCGACCGGCTGATCTGGGTCGTGGTGGGCGACGCCAAGCTGGTGCGGCCGCAGCTTGACGCGGTGGGCCTGCCGGTGGAAACGGGCACATTGGCGGATTGA
- the tnpC gene encoding IS66 family transposase yields MEDALAAARDEVKRLNDILDQFKRHRFGQSAERLDPDQYQLVLEELEAALSRAEAGLEALIDQADATGETKRRRRNNRGALPAHLERIEQVVDIEDKQCACCGNDLHVIGEDVTERLDVVPTIFRVLVTRRPRYGCRGCDEGGVTQAPAPSFIVDQGLPTDALVAQVIVARYADHLPLYRQAQIYARQGIDLDRATLADWVGRVGWWLTPLRQHLLAELRSSVKLFADETRMPVLAPGTGKTKSGQLWAYARDDRPWGGLAPPAVVYMYAAGRGGMHPIDHLGDFAGVLQVDGYAGYNEIKRRNGVTLAFCLLHARRKFYDFREKEPVADEVLRRFSAIYKIEATLRDTSPEARFEGRQLILKPLFDNLRDYLSKNLGRFSAKGKMAEAINYMLNHWQQLTYCLLDGRVELDTNTVERSIRPIALSRRNSLFAGSDAGADNWAVLASLLETCKLSDVDPLAWLTATLTKLANGHSNKDLDSLMPWHFPKIAGRNAPS; encoded by the coding sequence ATGGAGGACGCGCTCGCGGCCGCCCGCGATGAGGTCAAGCGCCTCAACGACATTCTCGACCAGTTCAAGCGCCACCGTTTCGGCCAGAGCGCCGAGCGGCTCGATCCCGACCAGTACCAGCTCGTGCTCGAAGAGCTCGAAGCTGCCTTGTCGCGCGCCGAGGCCGGGCTCGAAGCGCTGATCGACCAGGCTGACGCGACCGGCGAGACAAAGCGCCGCCGCCGCAACAACCGTGGAGCGCTGCCCGCCCATCTCGAGCGTATCGAGCAGGTCGTCGACATCGAAGACAAGCAGTGTGCCTGCTGCGGCAACGATCTTCATGTCATCGGCGAGGACGTCACCGAGCGCCTCGACGTCGTGCCCACCATCTTCCGCGTGCTGGTCACCCGCCGTCCGCGCTATGGCTGCCGCGGCTGCGACGAGGGCGGCGTCACCCAGGCGCCGGCGCCAAGCTTCATCGTCGATCAGGGCCTGCCCACCGACGCGCTCGTCGCCCAGGTCATCGTCGCGCGCTACGCCGATCACCTTCCGCTTTACCGGCAAGCCCAGATCTACGCCCGCCAGGGGATCGATCTCGACCGGGCAACGCTCGCCGACTGGGTCGGGCGCGTCGGATGGTGGCTGACTCCGCTCAGGCAGCATCTGCTCGCCGAGCTGCGAAGTTCGGTGAAGCTGTTCGCCGACGAGACGCGCATGCCCGTGCTGGCGCCCGGGACCGGCAAGACCAAGAGCGGCCAGCTGTGGGCCTATGCCCGCGACGATCGGCCATGGGGCGGACTCGCGCCGCCCGCCGTCGTCTACATGTACGCCGCCGGCCGCGGCGGCATGCATCCGATCGACCATCTCGGCGACTTCGCCGGGGTGCTCCAGGTGGACGGCTATGCCGGCTACAATGAGATCAAGCGCCGCAATGGCGTCACCCTCGCATTCTGCCTGCTTCACGCGCGGCGCAAGTTCTACGATTTCCGCGAAAAGGAGCCCGTTGCCGACGAGGTGCTCCGTCGCTTCTCGGCGATCTACAAGATCGAGGCGACGCTCAGGGACACCTCGCCCGAGGCGCGGTTCGAAGGGCGGCAGCTGATACTGAAGCCGCTGTTCGATAACCTGCGCGACTATCTCTCGAAGAACCTCGGCCGGTTCAGCGCCAAGGGCAAGATGGCCGAAGCGATCAACTATATGCTCAACCACTGGCAGCAGCTCACCTATTGCCTGCTCGACGGCCGCGTCGAGCTCGATACCAACACGGTCGAAAGAAGCATCCGCCCGATTGCCCTGTCGCGCCGCAACTCGTTGTTCGCCGGCAGCGATGCCGGGGCAGACAATTGGGCGGTGCTCGCCAGCCTTCTCGAAACGTGCAAACTCTCGGACGTCGATCCGCTCGCCTGGCTCACCGCCACCCTCACCAAGCTTGCCAACGGTCATAGCAACAAGGACCTCGATTCCCTCATGCCCTGGCACTTCCCCAAGATCGCCGGGCGCAACGCCCCCTCTTAA
- the tnpB gene encoding IS66 family insertion sequence element accessory protein TnpB (TnpB, as the term is used for proteins encoded by IS66 family insertion elements, is considered an accessory protein, since TnpC, encoded by a neighboring gene, is a DDE family transposase.): MIGPGSDAKVLIYTKPIDFRCGIDTLVAKVQHELSQDPWRGVAYIFRSKRKDRLKILWFDGTGIWLMTKRAEAAEGFAWPPAVDGSFSITAAQMAALTSGMDWRRHRAPRRVNPPKIEGFADA; encoded by the coding sequence ATGATCGGGCCGGGCAGCGACGCCAAGGTGCTGATCTACACCAAGCCGATCGATTTCCGCTGCGGCATCGACACGCTGGTGGCCAAGGTCCAGCACGAGTTGAGCCAGGATCCGTGGCGCGGAGTCGCCTATATTTTTCGTTCCAAGAGGAAGGACAGGCTGAAGATTCTGTGGTTCGACGGCACCGGCATCTGGCTGATGACCAAGCGCGCCGAGGCCGCCGAAGGATTCGCCTGGCCGCCGGCGGTCGATGGCAGTTTTTCGATCACGGCGGCGCAGATGGCAGCACTCACCTCGGGCATGGACTGGCGTCGGCACCGCGCGCCAAGGCGCGTAAATCCGCCTAAAATCGAGGGTTTCGCTGATGCGTGA
- a CDS encoding MarR family winged helix-turn-helix transcriptional regulator, producing MAIDDHRRLLGHKITAVARQWRRLADETLSELGMSNSAGWCLVHIRDDGPARQAKLAEALGVAQPSLVRTLDRLQGAGLIHRVQHPEDKRSNLIGLTDAGEALVGRIEEKLEALREAILSDVPDEAVELTAGMLDLIGARMMERERKGRP from the coding sequence ATGGCTATCGACGATCACCGCCGCCTGCTCGGCCACAAAATCACCGCCGTGGCGCGCCAATGGCGACGCTTGGCAGACGAGACACTCAGCGAACTGGGCATGTCCAACAGCGCGGGATGGTGCCTTGTCCATATCCGGGACGACGGTCCTGCGCGGCAGGCGAAGCTGGCCGAAGCGCTGGGCGTGGCGCAGCCTTCGCTCGTCCGCACGCTCGACCGGTTGCAGGGCGCAGGGCTGATCCACCGGGTTCAGCATCCGGAGGACAAAAGGTCCAACCTGATCGGCCTGACCGACGCGGGTGAGGCGCTGGTCGGGCGTATCGAGGAAAAGCTGGAAGCGTTGCGCGAGGCGATCCTGAGCGATGTTCCCGACGAGGCGGTCGAGCTGACCGCGGGCATGCTCGACCTGATCGGCGCGCGCATGATGGAACGCGAACGCAAGGGTCGGCCCTG
- a CDS encoding transposase yields the protein MEQEIDGSGGVENGRRRRWTLEEKRAVVELSLDPACSMAEVAACFDVLPAQIYAWRRELREMAEDAAREDRAMFLPAVIEPTSVPAVLLEPEAANARLLPDAVVQVAMEVRGVPVMVAHGASSTLVASVIAALLRAR from the coding sequence GTGGAGCAAGAGATCGACGGCAGTGGCGGCGTGGAGAACGGGCGCCGACGGCGCTGGACGCTGGAAGAGAAGCGCGCGGTGGTGGAGCTGTCGCTCGATCCGGCGTGCAGCATGGCGGAGGTGGCCGCGTGTTTCGATGTCCTTCCGGCCCAGATATATGCCTGGCGCCGCGAGTTGCGCGAGATGGCGGAGGACGCGGCGCGCGAGGACAGGGCGATGTTCCTGCCGGCGGTCATCGAGCCGACATCGGTGCCGGCGGTGCTGCTCGAACCGGAGGCCGCGAACGCGCGGCTGCTGCCGGACGCGGTGGTGCAGGTCGCAATGGAAGTGCGCGGCGTGCCAGTGATGGTCGCCCACGGCGCAAGTTCGACGCTGGTCGCCTCGGTAATCGCAGCGCTGCTGAGGGCGCGATGA